In Mycobacterium sp. Aquia_216, a genomic segment contains:
- the cobN gene encoding cobaltochelatase subunit CobN: MAEPTIVLLSTSDTDLISARASGKNYRWANPARLSDPLTDTELPDLLADAAIVVVRILGGYRAWQNGIDTVIASGIPTVLVSGEQAADAELTGLSTLAAGIAVQAHIYLAHGGVENLRQLHSFLSDTVLMTGAGFTEPVVTPTWGELERPRAQHTGGPTIAVLYYRAQHLAGNTSYIESLCAAIEDAGGRALPVYCASLRTAEPELLQRLGEADAMVVTVLAAGGLKPATASAGGEDDSWNVEHLAALDVPILQGLCLTSSRDQWCENDDGLSPLDVASQVAVPEFDGRIITVPFSFKEIDDDGLISYVADPERCARVAGLAIRHAQLRYVAPADKRVALVFSAYPTKHARIGNAVGLDTPASAVALVRAMRDVGYRVGDLPGVDANDGDALIHALIERGGQDPDWLTQEQLAGNPIRVSAEDYRDWFATLPEEFREAVETHWGPAPGELFVDRTADPEGEIVIAAMQSENLVLLVQPPRGFGENPVAIYHDPDLPPSHHYLAAYHWLDTGFGSHAVVHLGKHGNLEWLPGKTLGMSAACGSDAALGNLPLIYPFLVNDPGEGTQAKRRAHAVLVDHLIPPMARAESYGDIARLEQLLDEHANVAALDPGKLPAIRQQIWTLIRAAKMDHDLGLTEQPEEDTFDDMILHVDGWLCEIKDVQIRDGLHILGQKPTGEAELDLVLAILRARQLFAGEHALPGLRQALGLAEDGTDERTKVDQTEALARGLVASLQATGWDPAAVDRITDNAEVAAVLRFAATEVVPRLSGTAAEIDQVLRALDGRFIPAGPSGSPLRGLVNVLPTGRNFYSVDPKAIPSRLAWEAGVALADSLLTRYRDDHGEWPQSVGLSVWGTSAMRTAGDDIAEVLALLGVRPVWDDASRRVVGLTPISLAELGRPRIDVTVRISGFFRDAFPHVVTMLDDAVRLVAELDEPADGNYVRAHAQADLAQHGDERRSTTRIFGSKPGTYGAGLLQLIDSRNWRDDADLAQVYTAWGGFAYGRDLDGREAVEDMNRQYRRIAVAAKNTDTREHDIADSDDYFQYHGGMVATVRALTGKAPAAYIGDNTRPDAIRTRTLSEETTRVFRARVVNPRWMTAMRRHGYKGAFEMAATVDYLFGYDATAGVMADWMYEQLTERYVLDPENRKFMTESNPWALHGMAERLLEAAGRGMWAEPTPETLDGLRQALLETEGDLEG; the protein is encoded by the coding sequence GTGGCTGAGCCAACCATCGTCCTGCTGTCGACATCCGATACCGACCTGATCAGCGCCCGTGCCAGTGGGAAAAACTATCGATGGGCCAATCCCGCCCGGCTGTCCGACCCCCTGACTGACACAGAATTGCCCGACCTGCTTGCCGACGCTGCGATCGTGGTCGTCCGGATCCTCGGTGGTTATCGCGCCTGGCAAAACGGCATCGACACCGTGATCGCCAGTGGTATTCCGACGGTGTTGGTCAGCGGTGAGCAAGCCGCCGACGCCGAGTTGACCGGACTGTCCACGCTCGCCGCCGGGATTGCCGTGCAGGCTCACATCTACCTGGCGCACGGCGGCGTGGAGAACCTGCGGCAACTGCATTCGTTCCTGTCCGACACGGTGCTGATGACCGGCGCCGGCTTCACCGAGCCGGTGGTGACGCCGACGTGGGGTGAACTGGAACGGCCCCGAGCGCAGCACACCGGTGGGCCGACGATCGCGGTGCTGTACTACCGTGCGCAGCATCTGGCCGGCAACACCTCGTACATCGAATCGCTATGCGCGGCTATCGAAGACGCTGGTGGACGAGCGCTGCCCGTCTACTGCGCGTCGCTGCGCACCGCCGAACCCGAACTGCTGCAACGGCTCGGCGAGGCCGACGCGATGGTGGTCACCGTGCTGGCCGCCGGGGGACTGAAGCCCGCGACCGCGTCAGCGGGCGGGGAGGACGATAGCTGGAATGTGGAACACCTTGCCGCCCTGGATGTTCCGATCTTGCAGGGTCTGTGCCTGACGAGCTCGCGCGATCAGTGGTGTGAAAACGATGACGGCCTGTCCCCGCTGGATGTCGCCAGTCAGGTGGCGGTGCCCGAGTTCGACGGGCGCATCATCACCGTCCCGTTCTCCTTCAAGGAGATCGATGACGACGGGCTGATCTCCTATGTCGCCGACCCGGAACGCTGTGCACGGGTCGCCGGCCTGGCCATCCGGCACGCACAGTTGCGGTATGTCGCCCCGGCCGACAAGCGGGTGGCCCTGGTGTTCTCGGCATATCCCACCAAGCATGCCCGCATCGGCAACGCCGTCGGATTGGACACCCCGGCCAGCGCGGTGGCCCTGGTGCGGGCGATGCGTGACGTCGGTTATCGGGTGGGCGATCTGCCCGGGGTCGATGCCAACGACGGTGATGCCCTGATACACGCGCTGATCGAACGCGGCGGGCAGGACCCCGACTGGCTCACCCAAGAACAACTGGCCGGCAATCCGATCAGGGTGTCCGCCGAAGATTACCGCGACTGGTTCGCCACCTTGCCAGAGGAATTCCGCGAGGCCGTCGAAACCCATTGGGGTCCAGCGCCCGGCGAGCTCTTCGTCGACCGTACGGCGGATCCCGAGGGCGAGATAGTCATCGCCGCAATGCAATCCGAGAACCTGGTGCTGCTGGTGCAGCCGCCCCGCGGGTTCGGCGAGAATCCGGTTGCCATCTATCACGATCCTGACCTGCCGCCCAGCCATCACTACCTGGCCGCCTACCACTGGCTGGATACCGGATTCGGATCCCACGCCGTGGTGCACCTGGGCAAGCACGGCAACCTGGAATGGCTTCCCGGCAAGACGCTGGGGATGTCGGCGGCCTGCGGATCCGACGCCGCGCTGGGCAACCTGCCGCTGATCTATCCGTTCCTGGTCAACGACCCCGGCGAGGGCACTCAGGCCAAGAGGCGGGCGCACGCCGTGCTCGTCGATCATCTGATCCCACCGATGGCCCGCGCCGAAAGCTACGGCGACATCGCACGTTTGGAGCAGCTGCTCGATGAGCACGCCAACGTCGCCGCCCTGGATCCGGGCAAGCTGCCCGCCATCCGTCAGCAGATCTGGACGCTGATCCGCGCCGCCAAGATGGACCACGATCTGGGCCTGACCGAGCAGCCTGAAGAAGACACGTTCGACGACATGATCCTGCACGTCGATGGCTGGCTATGCGAAATCAAGGATGTCCAGATCCGCGACGGCCTGCACATCCTCGGGCAAAAGCCCACGGGGGAAGCAGAACTCGACCTGGTGCTGGCCATCCTGCGGGCCCGCCAGCTGTTCGCCGGCGAGCATGCGCTACCCGGCTTGCGACAAGCACTCGGTCTCGCCGAAGACGGCACCGACGAGCGGACCAAGGTCGATCAAACCGAGGCCCTGGCACGCGGCTTGGTCGCGTCGCTGCAAGCCACCGGCTGGGATCCGGCGGCCGTGGACAGGATTACCGACAATGCCGAGGTGGCCGCGGTGCTGCGGTTCGCGGCCACTGAGGTAGTGCCCCGGCTGAGCGGTACCGCCGCCGAAATCGACCAGGTGCTCCGGGCACTGGACGGCCGGTTCATTCCGGCCGGTCCGTCTGGGTCGCCGTTGCGCGGCCTGGTCAACGTGCTGCCCACCGGCCGCAACTTCTACTCCGTCGACCCCAAGGCGATACCATCCCGGCTGGCCTGGGAAGCCGGTGTCGCGCTTGCAGATTCACTGCTGACCCGGTACCGGGACGACCATGGGGAATGGCCGCAATCGGTCGGGCTGTCGGTGTGGGGTACCTCGGCTATGCGCACCGCCGGCGACGACATCGCCGAGGTCCTTGCGCTGCTCGGCGTTCGGCCGGTGTGGGACGACGCGTCACGTCGCGTCGTCGGTCTGACGCCGATTTCGCTGGCCGAACTGGGGCGTCCGCGGATCGACGTAACGGTGCGGATCTCGGGATTCTTCCGGGACGCATTCCCGCACGTCGTAACGATGCTCGACGACGCGGTGCGCTTGGTCGCCGAACTCGACGAGCCCGCCGACGGTAACTACGTCCGCGCCCACGCGCAGGCCGACCTGGCCCAGCATGGCGACGAAAGGCGTTCTACCACAAGAATTTTCGGATCGAAGCCGGGCACGTATGGTGCCGGGCTGCTGCAGCTGATCGACAGCCGGAACTGGCGCGACGACGCCGATCTCGCGCAGGTGTACACGGCCTGGGGTGGGTTCGCCTACGGGCGCGACCTGGACGGCCGTGAAGCGGTCGAGGACATGAACCGGCAGTACCGGCGGATTGCGGTGGCGGCCAAGAACACCGATACCCGCGAGCACGACATCGCCGATTCCGACGACTACTTCCAATACCACGGCGGCATGGTCGCGACGGTGCGGGCGCTGACCGGCAAGGCGCCGGCCGCCTACATCGGCGACAACACCCGACCCGACGCGATCCGCACCCGCACGCTGTCCGAGGAGACCACTCGGGTATTTCGCGCCCGGGTGGTCAATCCCCGCTGGATGACCGCGATGCGCCGGCACGGCTACAAGGGTGCATTCGAGATGGCAGCGACCGTCGACTACCTCTTCGGTTACGACGCGACTGCCGGGGTCATGGCCGACTGGATGTATGAACAGCTGACCGAGCGCTACGTGCTGGACCCGGAGAACCGAAAGTTCATGACGGAATCCAATCCGTGGGCGTTGCACGGCATGGCCGAACGGCTGCTGGAGGCGGCCGGGCGCGGCATGTGGGCCGAGCCGACGCCGGAAACCCTCGACGGGCTGCGCCAGGCGCTGCTGGAAACCGAAGGTGACCTGGAGGGTTAG
- the cobG gene encoding precorrin-3B synthase, protein MARTRDTDACPGALQVHQAADGALVRVRLPGGMITAVQLAALCGLSRGFGSGTLELTARGNVQLRAITDVTAVAEGIANAGLLPSAMHERVRNIVASPLSGRAGGRADVRGWVHALDAAICAEPKLVELGGRFWFSIDDGRADVSGLGSDVGVHVCEDGFALLLMGRDTGLRMAADDVVTTLVGVAVRFAEVREKAWRISELADLERLLPGADLSATPVATVAKPPVGWIAQDWPGQEGRVALGAAVPLGVLPAQVAEYLAVIEAPMVITPWRSVLVCDLDEGVADAALRVLAPLGLVFDENSPWLDVSACTGRPGCAHSAADVRADAAQLVGTESAVRRHYVGCERACGSPPTGQVLVATGDGYRLLRS, encoded by the coding sequence GTGGCCCGAACCCGCGACACCGACGCTTGCCCGGGTGCCCTGCAGGTGCATCAGGCGGCCGACGGCGCGCTGGTCCGCGTCCGACTGCCCGGCGGGATGATCACCGCCGTACAACTGGCGGCGCTCTGCGGCCTGTCGAGAGGCTTTGGCTCGGGGACCTTGGAGCTGACCGCCCGCGGCAACGTGCAACTGCGGGCGATCACCGACGTGACGGCGGTGGCAGAGGGCATTGCCAACGCCGGGCTGCTGCCGTCGGCGATGCACGAGCGCGTACGCAACATCGTCGCTTCGCCGTTGTCCGGCCGCGCCGGCGGACGCGCGGACGTGCGGGGCTGGGTGCACGCGTTGGACGCCGCGATCTGCGCCGAGCCCAAATTAGTGGAACTGGGCGGCAGGTTCTGGTTCAGCATCGATGACGGCCGCGCCGACGTGTCCGGCCTGGGCTCCGACGTCGGGGTGCATGTCTGCGAAGACGGATTCGCGCTGCTGCTGATGGGGCGCGACACCGGTCTGCGAATGGCCGCCGACGATGTCGTCACGACACTGGTCGGAGTCGCCGTCCGGTTCGCCGAAGTGCGCGAAAAGGCATGGCGTATCAGCGAATTAGCTGACTTAGAAAGACTGCTGCCCGGTGCCGATCTCAGCGCCACCCCCGTTGCGACCGTCGCCAAACCGCCGGTGGGTTGGATAGCCCAGGACTGGCCCGGCCAGGAAGGCCGGGTTGCGTTGGGGGCCGCGGTACCGCTGGGTGTCCTGCCCGCGCAGGTCGCGGAGTACCTCGCCGTGATCGAAGCGCCGATGGTGATCACGCCGTGGCGCTCGGTGCTGGTGTGCGACCTCGACGAGGGTGTCGCCGACGCCGCGCTGCGGGTGCTGGCGCCGTTGGGCTTGGTGTTCGACGAGAACTCCCCGTGGCTCGACGTCAGCGCATGCACCGGACGTCCCGGCTGCGCGCACTCAGCCGCCGACGTGCGGGCGGACGCGGCCCAGCTCGTCGGGACGGAATCCGCGGTGCGTCGCCACTACGTCGGCTGCGAACGCGCCTGCGGCAGCCCGCCGACCGGTCAGGTACTCGTCGCCACCGGCGACGGATACCGGCTGCTCCGTAGCTAG
- a CDS encoding alpha/beta hydrolase: MQTMEYAAGRSVDVYGDPARPAILLWHGMQARARVVLRPLANLLADRGATVVVPDWDSHADDGGRAALSQSLEFMQKRCEGRGFVLVGWSMGGLAAAGLTLARRDVPLTHTVCLAGLFTVPDPITGRIPCEGLTLEEIGAPFTLLHGLADDVVPATGSRDFAARLERVGWPVDLFELAADHGSIAGAEYDPAADRYHAADGGRALDVAAEVAGRIAATLRYE; encoded by the coding sequence GTGCAGACGATGGAGTACGCCGCGGGACGTTCGGTCGATGTATACGGTGATCCGGCTCGACCGGCCATCTTGCTATGGCATGGCATGCAGGCCAGAGCCCGCGTCGTACTGCGGCCCCTGGCGAACCTGCTCGCCGACCGCGGCGCCACCGTCGTGGTGCCCGATTGGGATTCCCACGCCGACGACGGCGGCCGTGCGGCCCTGTCACAATCGCTCGAGTTCATGCAAAAGCGCTGTGAAGGAAGGGGTTTCGTGCTCGTCGGGTGGTCGATGGGAGGTCTCGCCGCGGCAGGTCTGACACTGGCCCGCCGCGATGTCCCGCTGACCCACACGGTCTGTCTGGCCGGTTTGTTCACGGTGCCCGATCCGATTACGGGCCGCATCCCTTGCGAGGGACTGACTCTTGAGGAGATCGGCGCACCGTTCACCTTGCTGCACGGCTTGGCCGACGACGTGGTTCCTGCGACAGGCAGCCGCGACTTCGCCGCTCGGCTTGAACGGGTCGGGTGGCCGGTGGACCTCTTCGAGTTGGCGGCCGATCACGGCTCGATCGCCGGCGCCGAGTACGACCCGGCCGCGGATCGTTATCACGCGGCAGACGGCGGACGGGCACTCGACGTGGCCGCTGAGGTCGCCGGGCGCATCGCGGCGACGCTACGGTACGAATGA
- a CDS encoding SDR family NAD(P)-dependent oxidoreductase — translation MDLGFAGSTAVVTGGSKGMGLAIAETLATEGSSVAVMARGRQALDTAVESLLKAGAPDAVGISVDMTDAESIANGFATISERWGQLNSLVHTIGPGDGYFEQMDDTQWEDAFALGTMSGVRSIRASLPLLRSAEWARIVALSAHSIQRQNPRIVAYTAAKAALASVTKNLSKSLAKDGILVNCVCPGTIVTASFTENLKDILAADGLDATDPHDVMTWIDNNFHQPCDLGRAGLPEEVASITAYLVSRRNGYVTGATVNVDGGSDFI, via the coding sequence ATGGACCTGGGTTTCGCCGGATCGACGGCCGTGGTCACCGGTGGGAGCAAAGGGATGGGGCTGGCCATCGCCGAAACCCTGGCGACCGAAGGTTCCAGCGTCGCGGTAATGGCTCGCGGCAGACAAGCACTCGATACCGCGGTGGAATCACTGCTGAAAGCAGGCGCTCCCGACGCCGTGGGGATCAGCGTGGATATGACCGACGCGGAGTCCATCGCGAACGGCTTCGCGACGATCTCCGAGCGCTGGGGGCAACTCAATAGCTTGGTTCACACGATCGGGCCGGGCGACGGCTACTTCGAGCAGATGGACGACACGCAATGGGAGGATGCGTTCGCGCTGGGCACCATGTCGGGCGTGCGGTCGATCCGCGCCTCGTTGCCACTGCTGCGCTCGGCGGAGTGGGCCCGCATTGTGGCGCTGTCGGCGCACTCCATTCAACGGCAGAACCCGCGCATCGTGGCCTACACGGCCGCCAAGGCGGCATTGGCCAGCGTCACCAAGAATCTCTCCAAAAGCCTTGCGAAGGACGGTATCTTGGTCAACTGCGTGTGTCCGGGGACGATCGTGACAGCCAGCTTCACCGAGAACCTCAAGGACATCCTGGCAGCCGATGGCCTGGATGCCACCGACCCGCACGACGTTATGACCTGGATCGACAACAACTTCCATCAACCCTGTGACCTCGGTCGCGCCGGGTTGCCCGAAGAGGTCGCATCCATCACCGCCTACTTAGTGTCTCGGCGCAACGGCTACGTCACCGGAGCCACCGTGAACGTCGACGGCGGGTCGGACTTCATCTAG
- a CDS encoding TetR/AcrR family transcriptional regulator, whose translation MSAPRTRRRDKLEPDPAVRREILTAASATLREHGVRGLSIAAVLDRAKLSTRAFYRHFDSKDELVAAVFLETARAERRRLQRRMSAADTEIEAVAAWIDGRLDLAFDDHVKSDLRRLSLEAQSQTFASPGLVQPAYVEMLKPLSEALQRGLRRGVFHHIDPVTDAEFIHGVVWASTNRQWHTGDCDRAEVRENALRFCLRALGVAPETIDQM comes from the coding sequence ATGAGTGCTCCTCGGACGCGACGGCGCGACAAGCTCGAGCCGGACCCGGCGGTGCGCCGCGAGATTCTTACGGCCGCATCGGCAACCTTGCGCGAGCACGGAGTTCGCGGATTGAGCATTGCCGCGGTGCTGGACCGCGCCAAGTTGAGCACCCGCGCCTTCTATCGGCATTTCGATTCCAAAGATGAATTGGTCGCCGCGGTCTTCCTGGAGACCGCGCGCGCGGAGAGGCGACGGCTGCAGCGCCGGATGTCGGCCGCCGATACGGAGATCGAAGCGGTAGCGGCGTGGATTGACGGACGGCTCGACTTGGCGTTCGACGACCACGTGAAATCCGATTTGCGGCGGCTGTCGCTGGAAGCCCAATCGCAGACCTTCGCCTCCCCCGGTCTGGTCCAGCCCGCATACGTCGAAATGCTCAAGCCGCTCAGCGAGGCCCTGCAGCGCGGCCTGCGGCGCGGGGTGTTCCACCACATCGACCCGGTGACCGACGCGGAATTCATCCACGGCGTGGTGTGGGCGAGCACCAACCGGCAATGGCACACGGGCGATTGCGATCGCGCCGAAGTCCGCGAAAACGCGCTTCGTTTCTGCCTGCGCGCACTGGGTGTGGCACCCGAAACAATCGATCAGATGTGA
- a CDS encoding HNH endonuclease signature motif containing protein yields the protein MFDDLQGAEALVRADDATVVAAIAGWARAEAAASSRRLAAIAELVRRRAMGPVDHAMWSCDNWDAMAAEVSAVHGISHSMASGQMYLAVALRDRLPHVAALFADGAISARLTATIVWHTDLIKDEETLRLVDAALAKDAVRYGPLSVNKTAQAIDAIVDRYDPGALRRGRAAARSRDVVIDLANDESGTATLWGRLYSTDAAALDRRLQQMAHDVCDDDPRTLAQRRADALGVLAAGGQRLACGCSNGECPGRLESDERAAGVVIHVVAESSAVVSEPPDTPGANRPSALIPGGGTVPAPRLAELIRNGAQLRPVRHPANDSAPEPGYRPSTALDTFVRCRDLTCRFPHCDRPAEICDIDHTIPYPFGPTHPSNLKCLCRKHHLLKTFWTAWRDEQRPDGAVTWTSPGGHTYTTRPGSRLLFPTLCASTGELRTAPRVSPPAVGRGVMMPKRPRTREQDRIYRINAERSLNAAHVAARNQAPPF from the coding sequence ATGTTCGATGACTTGCAGGGCGCGGAGGCACTGGTGCGCGCCGACGATGCGACCGTGGTGGCGGCCATCGCCGGGTGGGCACGTGCCGAGGCCGCCGCCTCGTCGCGCCGGCTGGCCGCGATTGCCGAACTGGTGCGCCGCCGCGCGATGGGCCCCGTCGACCATGCCATGTGGTCGTGCGACAACTGGGACGCGATGGCCGCCGAAGTCTCGGCGGTGCACGGTATCAGCCACAGCATGGCGTCCGGGCAGATGTATCTGGCCGTCGCACTGCGTGATCGGTTACCCCACGTGGCAGCACTTTTCGCCGACGGCGCGATAAGCGCGCGGCTGACCGCGACCATTGTGTGGCACACGGATCTGATCAAGGACGAGGAGACGCTTCGGCTGGTGGATGCGGCGCTGGCCAAAGATGCGGTCCGATATGGGCCACTGTCGGTAAACAAGACAGCACAAGCCATCGACGCGATAGTGGATCGCTATGACCCCGGGGCGCTGCGGCGCGGTCGGGCTGCCGCGCGCAGCCGTGACGTGGTGATCGACCTGGCCAATGACGAGTCGGGCACCGCCACGCTGTGGGGCCGGCTGTACTCCACCGATGCAGCCGCTCTGGACCGACGGCTACAGCAGATGGCGCACGACGTCTGCGACGACGACCCACGGACACTTGCGCAACGCCGTGCCGACGCGTTGGGCGTACTGGCAGCGGGTGGCCAGCGGCTCGCCTGCGGCTGCAGCAACGGCGAATGCCCGGGGCGCTTGGAGAGCGACGAGCGGGCAGCCGGTGTCGTCATCCACGTTGTCGCCGAGTCCTCGGCGGTCGTGTCGGAGCCGCCCGACACGCCGGGCGCCAACCGGCCCTCCGCATTGATCCCCGGTGGTGGAACGGTACCCGCGCCACGGCTGGCGGAATTGATTCGCAATGGCGCGCAGTTGCGGCCGGTGCGGCATCCCGCCAACGACAGCGCACCGGAGCCGGGCTACCGTCCCTCGACGGCGCTCGACACGTTTGTGCGGTGCCGCGATCTGACATGTCGCTTCCCCCATTGCGATCGTCCCGCCGAGATTTGCGACATCGACCATACGATTCCCTACCCGTTCGGCCCAACCCATCCGTCGAATCTCAAGTGCCTGTGCCGAAAACATCACCTGCTCAAGACTTTCTGGACGGCCTGGCGCGACGAGCAGCGGCCCGACGGTGCCGTTACCTGGACGTCTCCGGGCGGCCACACGTACACCACCCGGCCCGGTAGCCGACTTCTCTTCCCCACGCTGTGCGCCTCCACCGGTGAATTACGCACTGCGCCAAGGGTTAGTCCACCGGCCGTCGGACGCGGCGTGATGATGCCCAAGCGACCGCGCACCCGCGAACAAGACCGCATCTACCGCATCAATGCCGAGCGTTCACTCAACGCCGCTCATGTCGCCGCACGAAACCAGGCGCCGCCGTTCTGA
- a CDS encoding precorrin-8X methylmutase, with product MLDYIRDAAEIYRQSFATIRAEADLARFPVDVAPVVVRLIHTCGQVDVAEHVAFTDDVVARASAALQNGAPVLCDSSMVAAGITAARLPAGNEVVSLVADPRAPELAARRQTTRSAAGVELWVERLDGAVLAIGNAPTALFRLLELIDEGAVAPAAVLGGPVGFVGSAQSKQELIDRPRGMSYLVVRGRRGGSAMAAAAVNAIASDAE from the coding sequence GTGCTCGACTACATCCGCGATGCGGCGGAGATCTATCGCCAGTCGTTCGCGACCATCCGCGCCGAAGCCGACTTGGCACGATTTCCCGTCGACGTGGCACCGGTCGTGGTGCGGTTGATCCACACCTGCGGGCAGGTCGACGTTGCCGAGCACGTCGCCTTCACCGACGACGTGGTGGCGCGGGCCAGCGCCGCGCTGCAAAACGGCGCCCCCGTGCTGTGCGATTCGTCGATGGTGGCCGCCGGGATCACCGCCGCCCGACTGCCCGCCGGAAACGAGGTCGTGTCGTTGGTGGCCGATCCACGCGCCCCCGAGCTGGCCGCACGCCGGCAGACCACCCGCTCGGCGGCGGGCGTGGAGCTGTGGGTCGAACGGCTCGACGGCGCGGTGCTGGCGATCGGCAACGCGCCCACCGCGCTGTTTCGGCTGCTCGAACTGATCGACGAGGGAGCCGTGGCGCCGGCGGCGGTCCTGGGCGGGCCGGTGGGATTCGTCGGCTCAGCGCAGTCCAAGCAGGAGCTCATCGATCGCCCCCGCGGCATGTCATACCTGGTGGTGCGGGGCCGCCGCGGCGGCAGTGCGATGGCCGCCGCCGCAGTCAACGCGATCGCGAGTGACGCCGAATGA
- a CDS encoding flavin-containing monooxygenase: MAPRRQLRVAIIGAGMSGLCMAVKLQDAGIDSYTIFEKADEVGGTWRDNTYPGLTCDVPSRFYSYSFAPNPKWSHLLSPGPELLAYFRRVADERGVRRHIRFGCDVTRAEYDDGTWRLTTTFGEETFDVVITATGVLRIPRYPDIPGRETFAGPAFHSSRWDHSVSLPDKRIGLIGNGSSGVQIVAELGDKVRQLTLFQRTAQWVLPLPNPRYSQLTRQVLSRLPVLNAMSRCFWGAFATQFLGRAPIRPGLRRSLVQASCRWNLRSVRDPELRAKLTPAYEPMCKRLVMSRRFYRSVQHPTVDVVTDRVDRIEPRGIVTADGTLHELDLLVYATGFDARAYVRPMEVIGEGGITLDEAWADGPIAYRSVAVPRFPNLFMLLGPHSPIGNQSFMAIAEDQADYAIWWINQLRAGLVRAAAPKEAATKEYNELMKAAIPQTIWASGCNSWYVGKDGLPEVFPWTPETHRKLLRQPDLADFDVRTA, encoded by the coding sequence ATGGCGCCGAGGCGTCAGTTGAGAGTCGCGATAATCGGTGCCGGGATGTCGGGCCTCTGCATGGCGGTCAAGTTGCAGGACGCCGGCATCGACTCGTACACCATTTTCGAAAAAGCCGACGAGGTCGGAGGCACCTGGCGCGATAACACGTATCCGGGTTTGACCTGCGATGTTCCGTCGCGGTTCTACTCCTACTCGTTTGCGCCCAACCCGAAGTGGTCACATTTGCTGTCGCCCGGGCCGGAGTTGCTGGCGTACTTCCGGCGGGTGGCCGACGAACGTGGCGTCCGGCGTCACATCCGTTTTGGCTGCGACGTCACCAGAGCCGAATACGACGACGGGACATGGCGCCTCACCACGACATTCGGCGAAGAGACGTTCGATGTGGTGATCACCGCAACCGGAGTACTACGGATACCTCGCTATCCGGACATCCCCGGCCGAGAGACGTTCGCCGGCCCGGCCTTTCACTCGTCACGATGGGACCACTCGGTTTCCCTGCCGGACAAGCGAATCGGCTTGATCGGAAACGGCTCGAGCGGTGTGCAGATCGTTGCGGAGCTCGGCGACAAAGTACGCCAGTTGACCCTGTTTCAGCGCACCGCGCAGTGGGTCTTGCCGCTACCCAACCCGAGGTATTCGCAGCTGACCCGGCAGGTATTGTCGCGCTTGCCGGTGCTCAACGCGATGAGCCGGTGCTTTTGGGGGGCCTTCGCCACGCAGTTCTTAGGCCGCGCCCCAATCCGTCCGGGATTGCGCCGCAGTCTGGTCCAGGCCAGCTGTCGATGGAACCTGCGGTCGGTGCGCGACCCGGAACTGCGGGCGAAACTCACCCCGGCCTACGAGCCGATGTGCAAGCGGCTGGTGATGTCGCGACGTTTCTACCGTTCCGTGCAGCATCCCACCGTCGACGTGGTCACCGATCGGGTCGACCGCATCGAGCCCCGGGGCATCGTGACCGCAGACGGCACGCTGCACGAACTCGATCTGCTGGTCTACGCCACCGGGTTTGACGCCAGGGCGTACGTGAGACCGATGGAGGTGATCGGCGAGGGCGGGATCACCCTGGACGAGGCATGGGCCGATGGTCCGATCGCATATCGGTCGGTCGCGGTGCCACGGTTTCCCAACCTGTTCATGCTGTTAGGTCCGCATTCGCCGATCGGGAACCAGTCGTTTATGGCAATCGCCGAGGACCAAGCCGACTACGCGATCTGGTGGATCAATCAGCTCCGCGCCGGGTTGGTGCGCGCCGCCGCGCCGAAGGAAGCCGCGACCAAGGAATACAATGAACTCATGAAAGCCGCTATACCACAGACTATTTGGGCGTCAGGCTGCAACAGTTGGTACGTGGGCAAAGATGGTCTGCCCGAGGTGTTCCCGTGGACACCGGAAACCCACCGCAAGCTCTTGCGCCAACCCGATCTCGCGGACTTCGACGTGCGCACCGCCTGA